CTCTCCTATGTTCTTAtcttcccttcttctttttttatgttctctatGTTACCATTTTGTGTGTCAAAGCGAATTTTCAGTCAAATCAATCTTCATCAACGCCCTCGAAAGCCCAGGCGTTTTCTTCGCGCATCCGCGCCTCTTCCTCCGGCGTGTAATCGCCCTCAATCGCGAAGAACTTCCTCACGTACTCCACGCTCTTGTTCTGAATCCTCACCGCCACGCTCCGGCAAAGGAAATCCAGCAGCTCCTTGATGTTCAGGTAATTCGCAGCCAGTATCAGCTCCTTCACGTCCTCGTTGCTCTCGTCTTTCAAGAACTCCGCCTCGAAAtcctttctctcttccttcGCCGCCTTCTCCGCCTCCGAATCTCCCTCTCCCACCGCATCCGCTGCCGCCGTCGCCGCCGGCGACGGAAGCTTCGACCGGATCTCGAGGCTCCTCCGGCAGTAGGTGATGACGCGGGAGAGAGCCGAGCCGGTCACGTTGGGAAGCGGCATCGGCGTGGTCGCCGAGATGGCGTCGTCTTCGAAGAACGATTTCACCGTGGCGAACTCCATGGCAACCGCTTCCTCCACCTCGAATATCTCCCCGTCTGCGGTCTTCAGCGTGATCGTCCTCGCAGCGGCTCCTGGAGTAGCTTCgatagggttagggttagggttttggtGTTCGCCGTTCGCCATTGTTGGTTGCTGATGTGTATAGTTGagtagtgagagagagagagagagtaacaaCGAGAGAAACGAGTGAAAAATATTTATAGGGGGCGATTTGCGTTTGCTTCGTGAAGAAGTTATGTACT
This genomic stretch from Quercus robur chromosome 4, dhQueRobu3.1, whole genome shotgun sequence harbors:
- the LOC126720466 gene encoding SKP1-like protein 20; translated protein: MANGEHQNPNPNPIEATPGAAARTITLKTADGEIFEVEEAVAMEFATVKSFFEDDAISATTPMPLPNVTGSALSRVITYCRRSLEIRSKLPSPAATAAADAVGEGDSEAEKAAKEERKDFEAEFLKDESNEDVKELILAANYLNIKELLDFLCRSVAVRIQNKSVEYVRKFFAIEGDYTPEEEARMREENAWAFEGVDED